The DNA region TATTGGGCGCCGCGGTCGTGCTGGGATGCGCGGTCTGCGCGCCGATGATCACCGACGGGTTCACCCCGACGCTCGTGGTGTTCCTGCTCGTGGTGCAGGTCGCCACCGCCGTCGTGCGGCGCGGCTGGCCGAAGGTGGCACTCGGGGCCGGTGTGCCGCCGCGGCTGGCGTCGATGGTGAGCACGCTGGTGCTGCTGTCGCCCGGTTCGTTGGAGAACACGGCCGCCGCGGTGGCCACCGGTGTGGTCGGTGTCGCACTGGCGCTGTGGGAGCTGTACCGGCGGCCCACCGATGCGGCGTCGCTCACGCTGTTGGGCACCGCGGTCATCCCGACGCTCCTCGCCGCCCTGTTCCTGCCGAAGGCTCAGGCCGTCGGCGTGGTCGCCGCGACGGCGGTGGTGCTCATCGCGGTCGCCGTCGCGCTCGGCCGACACCGCGGTCTGGCCAGTGCGGTCGCCGCGGTCGCGGGTCTGGTCGCGCTACTGCAGGCCACCGTCACCCAGTTCGACGGTTCCGCCCGGACCGCCGTGCTGCTCGGCGAAGCCCTGGTGCTGACGCTGATCGCGCACCGCATCCGGCACCGGGTCGCGCTGTACGCCGCGCTCGGCTTCGGCGTCCTTGGCACCGCGATCGCGTGGGTCAAGGACCTGCCGCCCACGCTGCTGGCCGAGTTCACCCGGCAGGCCAACGGCTTCCTCGTCAGTGCCCTCATCGTCGCGGCGCTCATCCTCGCGATCGCGATCCTGTTGCCGTGGGCGGCCACCCGCCAGGGCGCGCTCACCTCGCCGTCGAACAACCTGGCGCCGTGGCTGTTCGCGGGCGCCGCTGTCCTTTATGGCGCCGCGGGGCTGGTGCTGTCGCTGGCGATGCTCTCGATCCCCGGCCGGACCGGCTTCCTCGTCGGCCACGTCCTGATCACTGTGTCATGGACGCTCGCCGCCCTGGCACTGCTGGTGCGCGGCATCGACTCCGTCGCGCTGCGCGTGGTCGGGCTGACGCTGGTCGGCGCCGCGGTGGTGAAACTGGTGCTGTTCGACCTGTCGGCGCTCGACGGGATGGCCAGGGTCGCGGTCTTCCTTGGCGCCGGTCTGGTGCTGCTGACCGCCGGAACCCGCTACGCCCGCCTGGTCGCGAACCGAACGGCCGCCGACTGACCGGCTTCGGTCTATTTCGGACACCACGGCAGGCGACCGGCGGTTCCGCACGATCGGATGGCGCATGTACCTAGGACGGGTGACATCGCGGCGTGCCACGCCGGGTGGGTGGGGTGTCGTTGGGCACCGTCG from Alloactinosynnema sp. L-07 includes:
- a CDS encoding DUF2339 domain-containing protein, producing the protein MSADTTALLRLAGEIDDLGRRLGAVGAELRAMQASTSTAAAAEPASPAQPAFPAFPAGQNPWVQAPQPQPQPPPWPPAGPTGQPQWAPSAVPPPVPRRSLGEVLSADGAGSRLLAWVGGAVTLLGVVLLLVLAVQRGWLGPLPRVLVGAAFGLGLVGTGLWLHRTPAARTGAFALAATGIAVLYLDTIAASTLYGFLPVVVGLTVALGIAVGGLVLAVRWDSALLGAAVVLGCAVCAPMITDGFTPTLVVFLLVVQVATAVVRRGWPKVALGAGVPPRLASMVSTLVLLSPGSLENTAAAVATGVVGVALALWELYRRPTDAASLTLLGTAVIPTLLAALFLPKAQAVGVVAATAVVLIAVAVALGRHRGLASAVAAVAGLVALLQATVTQFDGSARTAVLLGEALVLTLIAHRIRHRVALYAALGFGVLGTAIAWVKDLPPTLLAEFTRQANGFLVSALIVAALILAIAILLPWAATRQGALTSPSNNLAPWLFAGAAVLYGAAGLVLSLAMLSIPGRTGFLVGHVLITVSWTLAALALLVRGIDSVALRVVGLTLVGAAVVKLVLFDLSALDGMARVAVFLGAGLVLLTAGTRYARLVANRTAAD